Within the Populus trichocarpa isolate Nisqually-1 chromosome 14, P.trichocarpa_v4.1, whole genome shotgun sequence genome, the region atgatatttacTAAATATCACTATTCTTAAGTGTAGTAAGATAGTTGTTGTGCTTTAAAAGAGCAATATTCAAACATGTTGCATTTCAAGAATGCAATAACTTAATATGATGTACTTCTTAAACGTGGAATATCATGAAATTTGAATGCCTCTCTAGATCAAAGAGCACACAGATACAacaaccctctctctctctctaaattgaCACCCTCAGCTcttatatctctaaaaaaaaccatcaaacaCCTTATTGTTTCCCTTAAAACACCTAAAACTCAAATCCATCCTAGTTTCTAAGCATACTTGAATaattttctcttcaaaatcaattattgTAATTATTGTCGCCATCACCTTAAATCTTTTTCTAGTTCTACAAGTAAGGTAAACATACTATATTGTTAtgaatttgtgtttgatttaGATGAAATGTAATAATTGTTTAGGTTGAGTTTAGGGTTTAAGGTGACTTTagggtttgttgaattaatgataaattaattatgaataccATTAATTAGGGCTGATTTGATATagatgaatatgaaaataagttaaattaattacaaattaattatgtgttgCGTTTAGTTTTGCATAAGTTACTGAATTAGGAATTTTATATGGGTTGTTGTAATCAATTCATAATGTAATTAACTATGCTTGATGATTTCATGCAATAGAACATGAATGCGgtaaaattatgatgaattacACGTTGCATTAAATTGCTCCTAAGGGTTGGGGTATgcaatttaattaagaatacaTTGTGATTGAACAAATATAAAGTTCAACTGTTGGACTCAATATTCAACCAAATGTGTAATGTTTTTACTGTTGAATGTTTTTCCAACCTCCAAATCAGACCCTTCGAGCATACGTCCATGACTAAGTTCCTAATAAtgagaaacaacaaaactaaaCCTAGAAGCATCTTCAAATTCATGAAcatgattaattatttcatcatcaacatcatcatcaatattcaCTATCATATTTAGGTCTAACATCTCATCATTTTCACTAGACTCAGAAGAGTCAAATTTATATTGATCAGCAAATGAATTGTCAAACATAGTATCATCTATTAGTTGTAGTAAATCATCTGACCATAAACTGTTATTACCTCTACCAACTAACTTTGAAGGACCGACAGAAGTTGGGACTCACACATACTCATATACAATACCATCATCTTCAAACCACTTTTGATGAAAGAACCAActattatcttaaaattttcaTCACATACAATCGGTATAGGATAATATTAATGTTCATCAATTTGACACCTCCAAAttatttcaacatcaatatcgTTATAATTCCACCCAAGTCCATGACTaatagtttcttttatttttgcatatGACATGCATAAATTACCATATAACAATAAACTACTCTTGTTATTATATGTGATACTACTATTCACATTAAGAACAATAATACCATTGTAATGcataatataaatatgttataaattaattatgtgttgCGTTTAGTTTTGCATAAGTTACAGAATTAGGAATTTTATATGGGTTGTTTGAATCAGTTCATAATGTAATTAACTATGCTTGATGATTTCATGCAATAAAACATGAATGCGgtaaaattatgatgaattacACGTATTAAATTGTTGCTAAGGGTTGGGGTATgcaatttaattaagaatacaTCTAAGTGACcagattctgatttttttttttataaaatatcttataacATATTTATGTTATGCATTACAGTGGTATTATTGTTCTTAATGTGAATAGTAGTATCACATATAATAACAAGAGTAGTTTATTGTTATATGATAATTTAGGCATGTCATaggcaaaaataaaagaaactatttGTCATGGACTTGGGtggaattataatgatattgatgttgaaataaTTTGGAGGTGTCAAATTGAAGAACATTAATATTATCCTATACCGATTGTATGTGATGATAATTTTAAGATAATAGTTGGTTCTTTCATCAAAAGTGGTTTGAACATGATGATATTGTATGTGAGTATGTGTGAGTCTCAACTTCTGTCAGACCTTCAAAGTTAGTTGGTAGAGGTAATAACAGTTTATGGTCAAATGATTTACTACAACTGATAGATGATATTATGTTTGACAATCCATTTGCTGATCAATATAAATTTGACTATTCTGAGtctagtgaaaataaaaatgatgagatGTTAGACCTGAATATGATAGtgaatattgatgatgatgttgatgatgaaataattaatcatgTTCATGAATTTGGAGATGCTTCTAGGtctagttttgttgtttctcaTGATTAGAAACTTAGTCTTGGACGTATGCTCGGAGGGTCTGATATGAAGGTTGGAAAAATATTCAGCAGTAAAAACATTACACATTTGGTTGAATATTGAGTCCAACAGTTGAACTTTATATTGAGCCACTATTCATCCTTCCCAAATTAGCAGTCACAACCACGCCACCACCCACAGACAACAGTCATCCACTGCTGACCAACCGAGACTTGGCAATAGTAGTTTTTGGTAATATTCTTGACAAGTAACAATCTATGTGTATTAAAAGAAGGTCTGAAATCGTTTAAATGTTAGAAGAGTATTCATGTCATTGtaaagggaaaaagaaatggaTGGTAGCAGCGTTTAAGAGAAGAAGAAgccctttaaaaaaattctcctttttattttttaggtaggTAATGGGTTTAAAAAAGCAGCATAGTGATATAATATGAGACTAGTGAGAGAAATGGgttttgtttcaaaaattttaaaggttGAACTTTGAAGTTTTGacgcattaattttttaatgtagtcCAAAACCAAAAGGGATGATGGTATGTAATGCCTCTACATTTGaggttttttctctaaattacaatttattaaTAACTTGATTTCATTTATTGTGTTTGgtgtaagaaagaaaaatatctaaTCTTCATAGCTTCATGAAAGAATTATCACAGTCTAGCCCAACCTGTTAGATATTGTCTAATTTGAGCCTTAACCGCCCTTACGGATTTGTTCTTGGTGACCATGCATGGCCCCCAAACACGTCTGACAAGTTAGCAACTAGCACTACTAATAAGGCCAGCTACCAAATCCTCACCCGCCGATATaggatattacaatccaccccccTGAAGGAGCCTCTTATACTCTAGGTCCGGGCTAGTAATTATGACACCTATTGCATCACATTAAATACGAATAAGCagtgcatttttttattaattagatgtgATAACACAAgcagtaaaataatattattttactttatgaGATTACATCTCTACCCCTCCTTCATTGTATAGAAGCACGTTAAGTCAGGTAATATAAGAGGAAGCATGAGTATACAGAAAAGGTGtctagtttctttttcttttttccttttttttttcaatcctggATTTGCTTAACAGTGTGACAAGCCCCCCGCCATCCACCCGTGTGAATGAGCTTCATCCCTTGGCAGGTGTCTTGTATCTGGTATGTTTGTGAGATCCATatgatttaaaaagatatttaaaaataaaaatcttaataaaaagtTGACTCGTCAATCGCCCTTAAGACTTTAATGTGTAATCTCGCATTTAAAGGCTTAAGAGAGGCTGAGGTGATAATGGGTCAATAAGTGTCTTTGTCgtcttttggaaaaaaatacgGTAAGACGTTTGCATACCTGACAAGAtttggagagagaaaagatttATTAGGAAGATCCCCTGGCGATTACATGCTTTTGGCCTTCCTAAGGTTATAGAGGAGGTGCCACCTGTCCTGCATTCatatttttccctctttttgtACCTTTCTTAAAACTTGTCGTTAATATTACATGAGTTAGCAACTTCCAATATTTTACAAGAAGAGAGCATTTTGATAGGAGAGAGAAACTAATTAACGAGGTATACTAGGACTTCTTTCCTTGTGCTTTTGGAAAAaccttcttcattttttctccCTTCTGCCATCATGACTTCtaggaaaggaaagggaaaaactACACCTAAAGGTGATTTCAGTTTCAGATTTGAAACTGGAGCCACTCGTAAAAGATCTCCGGCCATAAGAATCGAATCTAGATCTGAAAGAGATAATGCCCAAACTTCTTCCCCTGAAAGAAGGGATGAGAATGTTCCCTAGGAAAAGGACAACCAAGACTACCTAGGGCACCTGTGGATGACACACAAAGTTCGGTGTCCTAGGACCAGGTATCCCAGGCTAACGCTCACCAGCCAAGAGAATATCTGATGGTCGTCCAAGAAGCCGGTGACTGTATCTCTTAGGTCACTAGCAAATATAGTGGGGTGATATTATCATTACAACCACTATATGCTTATACGAGTTTGGATacttcatatgtttttttattttaatatctttcatTTCCTGAGTGTTTCCttatgcaacatctttttctgGAACAGCTGAATCTGAACACAGGTGATCTACACCATCCTAGTCACGTGACTACGCACTCTCCTAGTTGCGACTCCTCTTCTGAAGAACATTTACCAAGAGTTAGGTGTTCTATACAAATGAACATTAAGGAGGTACCCACACTCACAGTCCTAACTGAGGATGTTGCTAAGGACACCCCCACCACTGACCTTCCTGTTATGAAGAATGCTCAAGGGGCAACAAGGGAGGCTCGTTCTCCTGCAACAGGAGGTCATATGATGCCAACACCCACCTCGGTCATTCTGGAGGCGGCTTcgtgttggaaaaaaaaaagaatctccATTCCTTCTAATTCTTAAGTGGAGATCATTCCTCCACAAAGTTGCTCGGCTCCCATAAGCCCTACTCCCATAAGCCCAAGTGGCGCTCCCATAAGTCCAAGTTATTTGTTTCCTGTGTCTTCAAGTCAGCCTCCTCCATCCTCTAGGATGGAGGACATCTTCTGCAATCTAAGATTGGATCGTGCCCCCATCTGTTTCCCCATTCTCAATGAGGAAGAAAAGGGGATAATGGAGACTATCCTCCAGGGGAGGTCCACGCTGGGACCTGGTGGTCTTAATGTGATGGAGACATTAGAAAAACTCCTCATCTTGCCTTCTGACGTACGAGGACTGACCGACCCAAGCTTCCAGCGCTACCTGGCCATCACAAGGCTGATGGCATTTCAAGTAAGAGAGcatgttaatttttatgtctttatttGGTATGTTATTTTGAAAGataacttattttttctcttaccaTCATTTAGACCTTCATGATGCGTGCCCATTTTAAGAATAGATTAGTAGAGGAGAAAAGGGCCATGAAGGAGGTCATTGAGCAGGATAGAGCTGACAAGTCTGAATTTCgcagacttaaaaaaaaaaaggatgctcAAGATGTTGAGATGGACTCTCTTCGAACATCATACTCCAAGGGCAGCTTGAGGCTCAGACCAATGCCTTGGAAACGACTGAGCAAGGGCTGGCCAAGGCCTTCAGCCGTATCGACCTTCTAGAAAAAAGGATGATTGAATTGGAGAACGAGGCAGCTGAGCTTTAGGGGGCAAGAGACACCCTAAGGGAAGTACTAAGGATAGCCAGGGAAGAGGTTTAGAAATCTCGTGCAAGGATGGACAACCTGAAGAATTCTTCCCAAGCGTTTTGATTAGAATATGGGGAGTCCGTGTCTCTAACAGAGACAATAGGAGACAAACTCTTTCTGGCCATGTCAAATTCGTACTTCTTCAACTTGTCTAGAGATATACAAGTCGACTTCAATGAAAGTTTTGCAAATGGCCAAGTCTCGGACTTTGACTTTAATGAAAGTTTTCCTTAAGGGAGGTCGGTTAttatcttgggtttggctgtgTTAAATCCCAATGTCTTGGGTCTGGAATGCATATCAGACAAGTTGGCTATTTGGAAAACTCTCACTAAAGTCAACTTGTATACCTTTAGACAAGTTGAAGAAGCACAAATTTGACATGGCAAAAAAGAGTTCGTCTCTTATTGTCTTTATTAGAGACATGGACTCCTCATATTCTGACCAAAACGCTTGGGAAGAATTCTTCAGGTTGTCCATCCTCACACGATATTTCTAAACCTCCTCTCTGGCTATCCTTAGTTCTTCCCTTAGAGTGTCTCTTGCCCCCCAAGCTCAGCTGCCTCGTTTTCCAAttcaatcatctttttttctagaAGGTCGATACGGCTGAAGGCCTTGGCTAGCCGTTGCTCAGTCGTTTCCAGGGCATGGGTCTGAGCCCCCAGCTGCCCTTGGAGTATGCTGTTCGAAGAAAGTCCATCTCAACATCTTGagcatcctttttttctttaatctacAAAATTCAAACTTGTTAGCTCTATACTGCTCAATGACCTCCTCCATGACCCTTTTCTTCTCTACTAATCTATTCTTAAAATGGGCATGCATCATGAAGGTATAAATgatgataagagaaaaaataaattatctttcaGAATAACATACcaaataaaaagacataaaaattaacatgCTCTCTTACTTGAAATGCCATCTGCCTTGTGATGGCTAGATGGCGCTGGAAGATTGGGTCGGTCAGTCCTCGTACGTCAGAAGGCAAGATGAGTTTTTCTAATATCTTTGttgttacccaatttttgacccacctatttaataaaatttttggaaaatccaaaaatagcgaaaaacaatgaaatccaaaaaatacattttttaatatatttgcatcgtttttagcattctCAGCaccgtctcaaaagaatttaaattttcaaagatctttggaacgcgttatttttaaaatcaccgaTTTTCCTCATTCGAATCgatattgataagaaaaatccaaaaaaattaagaaaaatcaaatttacaaaaaaaaagaagttaaaggaCCAAGTTTGGGGACCAAACAATATTTGGCCTATAAATAGTAGCATTTAACACATACTAGGGGGCAATTTTGCAAATTTAGggacaacacaaaaaaaaaccctaaacctaattttttttagccaaGAGAAGTCGTGCCCCCCTGgcttttggtttattttttagttgtctCTCCCTGATCCATCTCTCCGGCCGCTGACCTAAACAAAACACCAGCCACTCACATAAACAAGAAGACCGACTCTCCCTCTCCAAACAGGCGACCACCCCCCGGCCTTTTCCCTTTGGCTACTCCTCCCTCCAACCAGCCACCCAAAGACCCCACTTCCACAAACCTTCACTCCCAACGCCATTTCCTCCATTTCTGCCCACAGCCGTCCCTCCTCTCTCTCAGTCATCTCTGCCACTCTCCCTCTCCAAGCCACAGCTGATTCCCCATTCTCTCCTGAACAACCCAAAACCAACCCCAGCAGCCAACATATCATCTATCTCCAGAACCCAGAGCCATCCCCCTTCATTCTCCCCTCTCGTCGGCCGCCTCTCCATCTTCCCTGATCTCTTCATCTCCATCAACACCCAAGCTTCCTCTCAGCAGAGTCTTCTTCTCTTTCGGTTCCCTTCAGCTCCAGCCCCACAGACCGGCCTCCAGACCAGCCCGAACACAGCGGCGCCCACAGACCCAGATTTGTCCACCGTCTTCCTCCAGCTCCTCCTGCACAGACGTCGTCCCTTTCCTCAACCGCCAGATCATATGCTGGAAGAAGGAAATAACAACAAACCACACCCGAGAACGGATCTGgacaaaaagaaaacttaaaatcaaTTGTTGTTTATGCGTTTTTTCCCTTATTGCAAGTGGTGGTGACCCTCACCGACGACGTAGgaagacagagaagaagaagacattcCCGATCCACCGATTTTGTTGCCTTCATCGTCGGCGGCGCGTGGAGGAGACGCGCCGCCATTATTCCTGCAGTTCCAGAAGTCTTCCTTTGCAATTCCTGGATTTTTAAGGggctattttgtaaattttaaattgtttaatgtaatttttgtttagttttgaatttttataatttgtagtgtggatgtaaaaaaagaaaaaaaaaatatagtgaaagtgaatgtgttgtttgtatttttttttatggatttttttatgataaaattgcaaagaataaaaaagaatttaatattttgatttgctcacggttaaaaattatgaacttacacgtaagttgtatttctaatatccgatgaaaagacaatttttaaaacttctttatcaCATCAAAtcgcgaagcagcttacctcaagtagggtgtgttaggggtgctaataccttccctaaccacaactaGTCCGtcacccgtgaatctctgacaagaccagtacatttgagtttcctagtaaccttcaattaaatattaggtggtgactccaaagaacaaacaacaaaatgaaaatcGCTAAACGGACGCCGCGCGGGTGACGTGCAACAGTCTCCATCATATCAAGACCATCGGGTCCCAGCGTCAACCTCCCTTGGAGGATAGTCTCCATTATCCCATTTTCTTCCTCATTGAGAATGAAGAATCAGATGGGGGCATGATCCAATCTTAGATTGGAGACGATGTCTTCCATCTTGGAGGATGGAGGAAGCTGACTTGAAGACCCAAGAAACAAATAACTTGGACTTGTGGGAGCGCCACTTGGGCTTATGGGAGTAGGACTTGGACTTTGTGGGACCAACCAACTTTGTGGAGGAATGATCTCCACCTCAGAATCAGAAGGAATGGGATTCTCCTCCTTTTCCAACGCGAAGCCGCCTCCAGAATGACCAAGGTGGGTATTGGCGTCATATGACCTCCTGTTGAAGGAGAACAGCCTCCATTGCTACCCCTTGAGCATTCTCTATAACATGAGGGTTAGTGGTGAGGGTGTCTGCAGCAACATCCTCAGTTAGGACTGCGAACATAGGTACCTCCCCAATGTTCATTTGTATAGAAGACCTAACTCTTGGTAGATGTTCTTTAGAAGAGGAGTCACAACTAGGAGAGGGCGTAGTCGCGTGACTAGGATAACGTAGACCACCTGTGTTCAGATCCAGCTGTTATAGAAAAAGACGTTGCACAAGAAAACACTTAGGAAatgaaagatattaaaataaaaaaacatatgaagtATCCAAACTCATATAAGCATATAGGGGTTGTAATGATAATATCACCCCCACTATATTTGCTAGTGACCTGAGAGATACGGTCACCGCCTTCAGGGACGACCACCAGATATTCTCCTGGCTGGTGAGTGTTAGCCTGGGATACCTGGTCCCAAGACACCGAACTTTGTGTGTCATCCACAGGTGCCCTAGGTAGTCTTGGTTGTCCTTTTCCTAGGGAACATTCTCATCCTTTTTTCCAGGGGAAGAAGTTTGGGCATTATCTCTTTTAGATCTATATTCGATTCTTATGGCCGAAGATCTTTTACGAGTGGCTCCAGTTTCAAATCTGAAATTGAAATCACCTTTAGGTGTagtttttccctttcctttcctaGAAGTCATGATagtagaaaggaaaaaaaatgaagaaggttTTTCCAAAAGCACAAGGAAAGAAGTCCTATTATACCTCGTTAATTAGTTCCTCTCTCCTATCAAAATGTTCTCTTCttgtaaaatattgaaaattgttAACTCATGTAATATCAACGACAAGTTTTAAgaaatgtacaaaaaaaaaaaaatgaatgcagGACAGGTGGCACCTCCTCTGTAACCCTAGGAAGGCCAAAAACATGTAATCGTCAGGGGATCTTTCCAATAAATCTTTTCTCTCCAAATCTTGTCAGGTACACAAACGTCTTACCACCTTTTTCCAAAAAGATGACAAGACACCTACTGGCCCATTGTCACCTCAACCTCTCTTAAGCCTTTAAATGCAAGATTATGCATTAAAGGCTTGAGGGCGATTAACGAGTCAactttttattaagatttttatttttaaatatcttctTAAATCATATGGATCTCACAAACATACCAGATACAAGACACCTGCCGAGGGATGAAGCTCATTCACACGGGTGGATGCTAGGGAGCTTATCACACTACCAAGCCTAACATGACAGGGTCCGGCTGGCATCAGACTTAGTGTGCCTGGGGCTTGACACTCTACTAAGCAAAtccaagattaaaaaacaaaaggaaaaaataaaaagaaattggacAACTTTTATGTATACTCATGCTTCCTCTTATATTACCTGACTTGACGTGCTTCTATACAATATAGGAGGGGTAGAGATGTAATctcataaaagtaaaataatattattttactgcTCGTGttattatatctaattaatataaacaTGCATTGCTTATTTGGATTTAATGGGATATGATAAATGTCATAATTACTAACCCAGGCCTAGAGTCGAGAGAAAGTATAATGTAATTAAcctatttataaataataataaaaagtagtgGAAGAAGGAATGAATAACTCTTACCACCTTCTGCAAGCAGGGGAGATCGAATTGATAATCAACCATATCAAAGCAAGCAGGAAACAAGCAGACGTAGTAAGCAATGACAAGCAGACACGAAGATTAGAAGATCATGCAGAACTAAAAAGAATTTCTGAGATAGGCAAGTTCCTCATCTGTAGGTGTAATTTGTCAAATCTTGCCGGAGCTACTAGACCATATATTTACACGGGCATCGAGGAGGATGTACATataaattagacaaaaaaatgtttttagtaaATTAGTCAATGGCTAAACCGGCCGTTAAACATAAAGAACTGGTATCTGAAAGGTGTACAtgaagggttttttctttttctatttgacTAGGTGGTGTTAAGTGAGGCACAAAACAGAACAAACAGGGATACACAAGGAAAACAACATCTGCAATTccataaccaaaataaaacGACCCAGAAAGGACAGTTCAATGACAGACAAGACAGAATAGCTAGACTCCTAATTAGTGATAAGCAGTTCCCTGGAGGGAGAGTCTATTCCAGTCGTTCTTGAGCTAGGCAACTAACTTCACCGGATACATGTCTATACAATCTTCCCAGGGACTATTACAAGATGGCTTCACATCTCTGAGTGCCTCCCACACTGCACTATTACATTTAAAACCACTTCCAAATGCAATCTGCCACACACGATTGCCCTTTTGCATCCTTTGTTTAGCCTCAATATAGGCTAATTCATACCAAATGGAACTTGATGAAGTATTCCCAAACCGGTGCAGAGTCATCCTagaagcctcaacatgcaccGGCAAGAGTTGCAAATTCTTTTCTAGCTCATCAATCACAGCCCTCCCTCCAGCATGTATACAGAAATGATCAAACGCCAACTTAAAATCCGGAATATAAGGCATCATCTTCTTATTTAATAACTTCTTAACCACCAAAGTTGCAAAGAACAAAAGCTGCTCACTAATCGGAAGCACAAGAGGACCCAGAGTAGTAATATTAGTCTTCAAAGCCCCTCCCGCAATCGCCATCAAATCTTTCGAAAGCGAAACACCAGTCTTCCCCGCATCATCCTGTTCTTGATATACACAACGAAATGCCTTATCATCCGCTCCTCGATGTGTCCTCACAACATGAACAAGCTTATACTTACCCTTCCTTTTATCAGCAGACTCATTTGAAAGCAAAACCGCCGAACCCCCAACTCGAAACAAACAATTGGGAATCAACATAGACTTTTTATTCCCAAAATACCAATTCTGAGTAATGTTCTCAGTACTCACAACGACCGCGTAAGTATTCCTATGAACTTGTAACATATCCTTAGCAAGATCAATTGCAATAACACCAGCACTACAACCCATCCCACCTAAATTAAAACTCCTAATATTTCCCCTTAATCTATACTTGTTCACAATCATTGCCGAAAGGGATGGTGTAGGATTAAATAAACTACAATTAACAACAAGAATACCAATACTTTTAGGATTAACTTGAGTATTAGTAAATAAATTATCCAAGGCACCAAACATAACCTGTTCAGCTTCTTCTCTAGCCGCTGCCATCGACGGCCTAGGAGGAATGTAATGCATCGCTTCAGGGACATAAGTCTCCTCTCCAAGCCCAGACCGCTCCAAAATCTTGCGTTGAAACTCAAGCGACGTGTCGTCGAAGTCTCCAGTCAATCTCGAATGCTCCATGAACTGATTAAACGGTGCTTTTAAATGATCCGGAGCGCGATAACAGGAGTAATCGATTAAGTAAACGGGTCTGGGTCGGGTCATAATGAAAACGGTGAAACCGAAGACGAGAAAAGCGGAGCAAGTGATGACCGTGACTAAATTGTATTGAAGATGGATCCATAATTGGCGGAGATCTTTGATATTCATTTGCGAGGATTCGATGGAGAtaattatgattaagggaatAAAACATAAGGTTAGTAGGTTGGAGATTAAGTAGTGGTACCCTAATTTGACGTACTTTAGATTTACACTTTGTAAGAAATCTGGAAGCCCGCGTTGTTGGTGGATCCGGATCTCGCCGCCGGAGTCCATGGCGGTGGTGAAGATAGTTGAGAGGGAGTGAGGGGTGTTTGGGTGGAGGagtgacttcttcttcttttttattgggaGTGAAGTAGTTAGTAGCCAACCGTGCTGCTGCATACCGTTAACAGCATGTTTggtattattgaaaaaaaaataataataatatttttttattttaaatattaaaatattaaaatgatataaaaaaataatttaaataaaaatttaaaaaaatatttaaaacaaaaaaaaagtttgaataactgattgttttttagttaaataagATGCAGGTAGTGAGCTAAAATATACAGTTTCGTATACGCTGCAAATACTAGGTTTTGAAGTTGAATACCACAGCTGCTACAATACAACATACCATTAGTTCTAGCTTTTACCCGTGTAGCATAGTTATCATATccaatttgaaaattaacccAATTTAAAAGTTAGGTTTCAAGTTATATATAGGTgaatctagaaaaataaaaaaatatttaaaattttaatattttatataaaaaattaagaaacaatttatgttaatataagctatacatgttataaataatgaagtttaaaaatttattttaaaatttttttaatcctacattgaaaagatactatattagtaatccttttaagttgaagtatttaaaccaaaaagattttttatcccacattgaaaaaacataacttttttcttatgaatatagaGTACATATATACTAAAGAACtttaaatctcacattgaaaaaataaaatatttttctagtatttatatagtgaactttaaaaaggactagtaatcaactaaaaaatatataaaaaaaagggtctttGGCtgggagaaaaaacacatttgaaaaaaaaagatctgaaTCGAGTTTTGTTGAGTCGTccgggtcacgggtcaaccCAGCAGGTTTTGCCGGGTTTTTGCTCATCCCGATCTTTTACCTTACCTGGACCAGTCTAGTCAGCGGGTCAACCAGATCCTGAGTCGACCCGTCAGGCTgatccgagtttaataactatggttgtgaggtcattttaaaaattaatttttatttcattatatagtgattgaaaaacatatttgtatgagtttgaaaattttaaattttgaagaaaaaaacatttctaaagttaaaatttttattattcatgtgttttgttgttttaacaaaaaaaaatattttttaataactatattgttttttaataaaaaaaaatcatgataattaaaagaaatattctcaagaatcttaataatttaaacaaaaaactgaaaaaatttatt harbors:
- the LOC7455716 gene encoding 3-ketoacyl-CoA synthase 4, which produces MDSGGEIRIHQQRGLPDFLQSVNLKYVKLGYHYLISNLLTLCFIPLIIIISIESSQMNIKDLRQLWIHLQYNLVTVITCSAFLVFGFTVFIMTRPRPVYLIDYSCYRAPDHLKAPFNQFMEHSRLTGDFDDTSLEFQRKILERSGLGEETYVPEAMHYIPPRPSMAAAREEAEQVMFGALDNLFTNTQVNPKSIGILVVNCSLFNPTPSLSAMIVNKYRLRGNIRSFNLGGMGCSAGVIAIDLAKDMLQVHRNTYAVVVSTENITQNWYFGNKKSMLIPNCLFRVGGSAVLLSNESADKRKGKYKLVHVVRTHRGADDKAFRCVYQEQDDAGKTGVSLSKDLMAIAGGALKTNITTLGPLVLPISEQLLFFATLVVKKLLNKKMMPYIPDFKLAFDHFCIHAGGRAVIDELEKNLQLLPVHVEASRMTLHRFGNTSSSSIWYELAYIEAKQRMQKGNRVWQIAFGSGFKCNSAVWEALRDVKPSCNSPWEDCIDMYPVKLVA